From a region of the Apibacter sp. B3706 genome:
- a CDS encoding ATP-binding cassette domain-containing protein, translating into MLEVKNLCFSYTKDKKIIESLSFSLKQGNMLALVGESGSGKSTILKLVYGLLEWESGEVIYRGKN; encoded by the coding sequence ATGTTAGAAGTTAAGAATCTATGTTTTTCATACACTAAAGATAAAAAAATAATTGAATCTCTTTCTTTCTCTTTAAAGCAAGGAAATATGCTGGCACTTGTAGGAGAAAGTGGAAGCGGTAAAAGTACCATTTTAAAGTTAGTTTATGGTTTGTTGGAATGGGAGAGTGGAGAAGTTATTTATAGAGGAAAAAATTAG